Proteins encoded by one window of Fischerella sp. PCC 9605:
- a CDS encoding HlyD family efflux transporter periplasmic adaptor subunit translates to MNSSNDPHSHRQSIPSSNGYTQNGVNPVSVLEETPLTTPPETPLEFKRFDQPVVLRQSSTLPRAVAWTLIGVTTAAVVWACVAQYEEAVPAQGKLEPEGAVTEVQAPMAGVVKRILVRDGQKVKQGDLLLALDPTVDSAEQVSLLKIRAALLQENLYYQMQMRGVTSPNTKLLPSLPSQQNYLTKHRAELVAENQLYRLQLGGALNAGGLTTEQQARLQSAQAEVRSRINTAKLEVDQLQRQLQETLVQLASAKDLLAVEQKILTDLTSLATEGGIARNQYLKQQQQVRSRQAEVDQLVQQQKRIQFAITQAGEKVQNAIAQSKNDLLVKIADNQKRIAEIDSQLTKAIVDNGQRIAQIDSQISKTQQNLRYQELKAPVSGTVFDLQAHTPGFVTNPSAPVLKIVPNESLVAQVFITNRDIGFVKEGMKVDVRIDSFPFSEFGDVKGKLTWIGSDALPPDEIYPFYRFPAKVVLERQSLLINGREVNLQSGMSVSTNIKLRKRSVASIFTDMFTKRMESLKFVR, encoded by the coding sequence ATGAATTCCTCCAACGATCCTCACTCTCATCGGCAGTCAATTCCAAGCAGCAATGGTTACACGCAAAACGGTGTAAATCCAGTTTCTGTTCTTGAGGAAACGCCCTTAACGACCCCTCCCGAGACACCGCTAGAATTCAAAAGATTTGACCAGCCTGTAGTTTTGCGGCAGTCATCAACTTTACCAAGGGCGGTGGCGTGGACTTTAATTGGTGTTACTACCGCTGCGGTAGTCTGGGCTTGTGTCGCACAATATGAAGAGGCTGTTCCTGCTCAAGGTAAACTCGAACCAGAAGGTGCTGTTACAGAAGTACAAGCACCGATGGCGGGGGTAGTGAAAAGGATTTTGGTGCGAGATGGGCAAAAAGTGAAGCAAGGTGATTTACTCCTCGCCCTAGATCCGACAGTTGACAGTGCCGAACAAGTTTCACTGCTAAAAATTCGCGCTGCTTTGCTACAAGAAAATCTGTATTACCAGATGCAGATGCGTGGTGTGACTTCCCCAAACACCAAACTGCTGCCATCGCTACCCTCACAACAGAATTATTTAACAAAACACCGGGCAGAATTGGTTGCTGAAAATCAACTTTATCGACTGCAATTGGGTGGTGCATTGAATGCTGGGGGATTAACTACAGAACAACAAGCACGATTGCAGTCTGCCCAAGCGGAGGTGCGATCGCGCATTAACACTGCCAAATTAGAGGTAGACCAGTTGCAAAGGCAGTTACAAGAAACTCTAGTCCAGTTGGCTAGTGCTAAAGATTTGTTAGCGGTAGAGCAAAAAATTCTCACAGACTTAACATCTTTAGCAACAGAAGGGGGAATAGCCAGAAACCAATATTTGAAGCAGCAACAGCAAGTCCGCAGTCGGCAAGCAGAAGTAGACCAACTTGTTCAACAACAAAAACGAATTCAGTTTGCAATTACACAAGCGGGTGAAAAAGTACAAAATGCGATCGCCCAAAGCAAAAACGACTTGCTAGTTAAAATTGCTGATAATCAAAAGCGTATTGCTGAAATTGACAGTCAGCTAACTAAAGCAATTGTCGACAACGGACAGCGCATTGCCCAAATTGATAGCCAAATCAGCAAAACCCAACAAAACTTACGTTACCAAGAACTCAAAGCCCCTGTTTCAGGCACAGTCTTTGATTTACAAGCCCACACCCCAGGCTTTGTTACCAATCCATCGGCACCTGTTCTGAAAATAGTTCCTAATGAATCACTCGTAGCACAAGTCTTCATCACCAACCGTGACATTGGCTTTGTCAAAGAAGGCATGAAAGTCGATGTCAGAATTGATTCATTTCCTTTCAGTGAATTTGGGGACGTCAAAGGAAAATTAACTTGGATTGGTTCCGATGCCCTACCCCCGGACGAAATTTATCCATTCTACAGATTTCCTGCCAAAGTCGTTCTTGAACGTCAATCTCTTTTAATCAATGGTCGTGAAGTTAACCTCCAATCTGGGATGTCAGTAAGTACCAATATCAAACTTCGCAAACGCAGTGTCGCTAGTATTTTTACTGATATGTTTACTAAGAGGATGGAAAGCTTGAAATTCGTCAGGTGA
- a CDS encoding peptidase domain-containing ABC transporter translates to MTQTANTIQTFLSGIPPFEQLPANRLQQLSKELEVRRYRMGQTILPVQELPQYVGIIFAGQARLIGHDPRNQMPLTLQRLEPGEIVGWTSLVRGIVCEKVMASSEETLCLALKREEFVTLLKEESVLKAYFQQRCGVAEAFDILGQELVRQENVNTDLKELVLSAVSQAVVYYPPCGETSLRQLDANFVWFVSGGQVPSIPVGSRLHLTNPSINLEVTEPESVRLVGFPIESQESRVKSQESRFLSTSPTPPLSHSPTPPTSYPCVRDSSRNATLACFQMVSQYFGMPFRREVIRKAIANNHKDQTKPVSLQLCGAIADFMGLNAQLVKVPASAIGRLPVPALIHWQNSMAVVYETSDRNIVLGVPERGIVRQKISEFIKTWGEQAQVLLLTATAATPKQKFGLSWFLPSLNRHRVVLIEVLVASFFVQLFGLANPLMIQVIIDKVLVQNSIDTLQVLGIFLLLAAVFEAILGTLRTYLFAEATNRIDLALGSEIIDHLLRLPLRYFDRHPVGELATRVNELENIRQFLTGTALTVVLDSIFSVIYVIVMVIYSWVLTLVSLSTIPLFALVSLVAAPVVRRQLREKAERNAETQSYLVEVLSGIQTVKAQNIELRTRWQWQEHYARYVSSGFKTIVTATAAGSASNFLNQLSGLLVLWVGAYLVLKGQLTLGQLIAFRIIAGYVTSPLLRLLQLWQNFQQTALSLERLGDIVDTPQEVTELDQNNIPMPLIQGAVTYENLSFRFTASGSLQLDNINLEFPAQTVVGIVGMSGSGKSTLMKLLPRLYEPNSGRILIDGYDISKVELYSLRSQIGIIPQDTLLFDGTVLENIALTNPEVTTEEVIVAAKLAVAHDFIMNLPNGYNTRVGERGSALSGGQRQRIAIARTILQNPQLLILDEATSALDYDTEKQVCRNLMQAFQGRTMFIITHRLSTIQQADDIVLMHQGKVAERGTHAQLMARRGRYYHLYQQQDALLVNSQ, encoded by the coding sequence ATGACCCAAACTGCTAACACAATCCAAACCTTTTTATCAGGTATCCCACCCTTTGAACAACTGCCAGCCAACAGGTTACAGCAGTTATCCAAAGAGTTGGAAGTACGGCGCTATCGGATGGGGCAAACTATTCTACCAGTGCAAGAGTTGCCGCAATATGTAGGTATTATCTTTGCAGGACAAGCGCGATTGATCGGACATGACCCCCGCAATCAAATGCCCCTGACATTGCAACGCTTAGAACCTGGTGAAATAGTGGGATGGACAAGCTTGGTGCGGGGTATCGTCTGCGAAAAAGTCATGGCTTCCTCAGAAGAGACACTCTGCCTTGCGCTTAAGCGTGAAGAATTCGTGACTCTTCTGAAAGAAGAATCAGTTCTCAAAGCTTACTTCCAGCAGCGGTGCGGGGTTGCAGAAGCCTTTGATATCTTGGGTCAAGAACTGGTACGGCAAGAAAATGTCAACACAGACCTCAAGGAATTGGTGCTTTCGGCAGTATCGCAAGCAGTCGTATACTATCCCCCATGTGGCGAAACATCCTTGAGGCAGCTAGATGCTAACTTCGTTTGGTTTGTGAGTGGCGGACAAGTACCCAGTATTCCTGTAGGTAGCCGCCTTCATCTCACAAACCCAAGCATAAACCTGGAAGTCACAGAACCAGAATCTGTCCGCTTAGTTGGTTTTCCCATTGAGAGTCAAGAGTCAAGAGTCAAGAGTCAAGAGTCAAGATTTCTCTCCACTTCCCCCACTCCCCCACTCTCCCACTCCCCCACTCCCCCCACCTCCTACCCCTGCGTCCGCGACTCCTCCCGTAACGCCACGCTTGCCTGTTTTCAAATGGTGAGTCAGTATTTTGGGATGCCGTTCCGGCGGGAAGTGATTCGCAAGGCGATCGCCAATAACCATAAAGACCAGACAAAACCAGTATCGCTGCAATTGTGTGGGGCAATTGCCGACTTTATGGGGTTAAATGCTCAATTGGTAAAAGTACCAGCTAGTGCTATTGGTCGTTTGCCTGTACCTGCCTTAATTCATTGGCAAAATAGTATGGCGGTGGTTTATGAAACGAGCGATCGCAATATAGTTTTAGGCGTACCAGAACGCGGGATTGTTCGCCAAAAAATATCAGAGTTTATTAAAACTTGGGGTGAGCAAGCCCAGGTATTATTACTGACAGCAACCGCAGCCACGCCAAAGCAAAAATTTGGCTTAAGTTGGTTTTTGCCTTCCCTCAACCGTCATCGCGTAGTTTTAATAGAAGTTCTAGTAGCGTCGTTCTTTGTGCAGCTGTTTGGACTTGCCAACCCGCTGATGATTCAAGTGATCATCGATAAGGTGTTGGTACAAAACAGCATCGACACCTTGCAAGTGTTGGGTATATTTTTACTGTTAGCAGCGGTGTTTGAAGCAATTCTTGGCACTTTGCGTACTTACCTGTTTGCTGAAGCCACCAACAGAATTGACTTGGCTCTTGGTTCAGAAATTATCGATCACTTGCTGCGTTTGCCACTGCGCTACTTCGATCGCCATCCGGTGGGAGAATTGGCAACCAGGGTGAATGAGTTAGAAAACATCCGCCAGTTTCTCACAGGTACTGCCCTGACTGTGGTCTTAGATTCCATCTTTTCGGTGATCTATGTCATTGTCATGGTGATCTATAGCTGGGTGCTAACACTGGTATCTTTATCTACCATTCCCTTGTTTGCCCTAGTCAGCTTGGTAGCAGCGCCAGTAGTGCGGCGACAACTGCGGGAAAAAGCTGAACGAAATGCCGAAACCCAATCTTATTTGGTGGAAGTGCTTTCTGGTATTCAAACCGTCAAAGCCCAGAATATCGAATTGCGTACCCGTTGGCAATGGCAAGAACACTATGCCCGTTATGTTTCATCTGGGTTTAAAACGATTGTAACTGCCACTGCTGCCGGGTCGGCAAGTAATTTTCTCAATCAACTATCTGGGTTACTGGTGTTGTGGGTAGGAGCCTATTTGGTACTCAAAGGCCAGCTTACACTAGGACAGTTGATTGCTTTCCGAATTATTGCTGGCTACGTTACTAGTCCATTGTTGCGTTTATTACAATTGTGGCAGAACTTTCAACAAACAGCCCTATCCCTAGAACGTCTCGGTGATATTGTCGATACGCCGCAAGAAGTTACAGAACTAGACCAGAATAATATTCCTATGCCCTTGATTCAGGGCGCTGTCACCTACGAAAACCTCTCCTTCCGCTTCACAGCCAGCGGTTCGCTTCAGTTAGACAATATCAATTTAGAGTTCCCTGCTCAAACAGTAGTGGGAATTGTTGGGATGAGTGGTTCCGGTAAAAGTACGTTGATGAAATTGTTACCGCGCTTGTATGAACCAAACTCAGGTCGGATTCTGATCGACGGCTATGACATCAGTAAAGTCGAATTGTATTCACTGCGATCGCAAATTGGCATTATTCCCCAAGACACGCTGTTATTTGACGGTACAGTTCTAGAAAACATTGCCCTGACTAACCCCGAAGTCACAACTGAAGAAGTGATCGTAGCTGCCAAACTTGCAGTTGCCCACGACTTCATCATGAACTTGCCCAACGGCTACAACACGCGAGTCGGCGAACGCGGTTCAGCACTTTCCGGAGGACAAAGGCAACGCATCGCTATTGCCCGTACCATTCTGCAAAATCCCCAGTTGCTGATTTTAGATGAAGCTACAAGCGCCCTCGACTATGACACTGAAAAGCAAGTATGCCGCAACTTGATGCAAGCTTTCCAAGGAAGAACGATGTTCATCATTACTCACCGTCTCAGCACCATTCAACAAGCAGACGATATTGTGCTCATGCATCAAGGCAAAGTAGCAGAACGCGGTACTCATGCTCAACTTATGGCCAGGCGCGGTCGTTACTACCATCTGTATCAGCAACAAGATGCGCTATTAGTCAATAGTCAATAG
- a CDS encoding AI-2E family transporter: MSKSQSKNLLEQISTTKLVQYLLFFALGWGIVQVLAYFSTVIVIFTLAAVLAFLLNYPVQWVQRFLPHTLAVILVFLLSILILVGFTFTIGVAALSQGQQLLSQFPEFVNFIIFLLERLEALLDKWNLQVDLSAVEEELRNQALAGIGVGFATVQRLLASLVDIILIAVVAFFMLLDGERLWYFVLKLFPEHLRNDLTVAIQRNFLGFFWGRLILSVFFGVSAYVVFLILQVPYTLILAAIAGVFDLIPGIGATLGISLVALIVLPQGIWLSIKVLVGCILLQQVEENLLMPRIMQGSLNINPVVMFFALLIGARVAGLLGVFLAVPIAGVIISLFEMNELKAE, translated from the coding sequence ATGAGCAAATCACAATCAAAGAATTTGTTAGAACAAATAAGTACCACAAAATTAGTTCAGTACTTACTATTTTTTGCCCTTGGGTGGGGAATAGTCCAAGTTTTGGCTTATTTTTCAACAGTAATTGTAATTTTTACTTTGGCAGCAGTTTTAGCATTTCTGCTTAATTATCCTGTGCAGTGGGTGCAGCGTTTTTTACCGCACACTTTAGCAGTGATTTTAGTATTTTTATTAAGTATTTTAATTCTTGTTGGTTTTACATTCACAATCGGTGTTGCAGCTTTATCTCAGGGACAACAATTACTCAGTCAATTCCCAGAGTTTGTCAACTTCATAATATTTTTGTTAGAACGACTAGAAGCTTTGTTAGATAAGTGGAATTTGCAAGTTGATTTAAGTGCCGTTGAAGAAGAACTACGAAATCAAGCTTTAGCAGGAATCGGTGTTGGTTTCGCGACAGTTCAAAGATTACTTGCCAGCTTAGTTGATATAATTTTGATCGCCGTTGTGGCTTTTTTCATGTTGCTAGATGGTGAACGTCTCTGGTATTTCGTTCTGAAACTTTTTCCCGAACATCTACGTAACGACTTGACGGTTGCGATCCAGCGGAACTTTTTAGGCTTTTTTTGGGGACGGCTAATTTTATCTGTATTCTTTGGAGTTTCTGCCTATGTTGTATTTTTGATTTTGCAAGTGCCTTATACATTAATTTTAGCTGCTATTGCCGGAGTTTTTGACTTGATTCCAGGCATTGGAGCCACATTAGGAATTAGCCTTGTGGCTTTGATTGTTTTACCCCAAGGAATTTGGCTCAGTATCAAAGTATTAGTAGGTTGTATTTTACTCCAACAAGTGGAAGAGAATTTGCTCATGCCTCGCATTATGCAAGGTTCGCTAAATATTAATCCAGTTGTAATGTTTTTCGCACTCTTAATAGGTGCTAGAGTCGCAGGGCTACTGGGAGTTTTTCTTGCCGTTCCCATCGCCGGAGTGATTATTAGTTTATTTGAAATGAATGAGTTGAAGGCAGAGTAA
- a CDS encoding peptidylprolyl isomerase: MSVVLQVREQKVTAEEIVPLLANYQLLPQLLREIIIDQAIAPYTCTPEEQEKACQAFYIKQRLKTEAERQAWLHGRGMTAEQILKLVTRALRLEKFKQATWKNEVDAYFNIRKPLLDRVVYSVIHTKDSGIAQEIYFRLQAGEQSFTELAPKYSIGPEARNQGIVGPVELGKLHPTLAKLLMVSQPGQLLPPTPIDQWFLILRLEKILSVELNEATRWQLRHELFTNWLEQQVAELKPINHNQEAANFEHKE; encoded by the coding sequence ATGAGCGTTGTTTTACAAGTTCGCGAACAAAAAGTAACAGCCGAAGAAATTGTGCCATTGTTGGCAAATTATCAGTTGTTGCCACAACTGTTACGAGAAATAATTATCGATCAGGCGATCGCACCTTATACTTGCACGCCAGAAGAACAAGAAAAAGCGTGTCAAGCGTTTTACATAAAACAGCGCTTAAAAACAGAAGCCGAACGTCAAGCTTGGTTACACGGTCGCGGGATGACTGCGGAACAAATCCTCAAATTAGTGACACGGGCATTACGATTGGAAAAGTTTAAGCAAGCTACTTGGAAAAATGAGGTAGATGCTTATTTCAACATTCGTAAACCACTGCTCGATCGGGTTGTATATTCTGTCATTCATACCAAAGATAGTGGTATCGCTCAAGAAATTTATTTCCGCCTGCAAGCAGGAGAGCAATCTTTTACAGAACTGGCTCCCAAGTACTCAATAGGCCCAGAGGCTCGTAACCAAGGCATCGTTGGCCCAGTAGAACTAGGTAAACTCCATCCCACTCTGGCAAAATTGTTGATGGTGAGTCAGCCAGGGCAACTCCTACCACCCACACCAATAGACCAGTGGTTTCTAATCCTCCGGTTAGAAAAAATACTTTCTGTAGAGTTAAACGAAGCCACACGCTGGCAGTTGCGGCATGAATTGTTTACCAACTGGCTAGAACAACAAGTCGCAGAACTCAAGCCTATAAACCACAACCAAGAAGCAGCAAACTTTGAACACAAAGAGTAA
- a CDS encoding cation-translocating P-type ATPase, which yields MTATPQEIIRSSQWHHLSVQEVTRHLDSNLETGLTSAVAAKKREHFGANELKSKPGKSPLLRFLLQFHQPLLYILLIAGAIKAILGQWVNAGVIWGVTLINAIIGFVQESKAESAIAALASSVQTNATIIRNGQKMQVPSTELVPGDVVLLASGDKVPADLRLVQVRNLQVNESALTGESIAIEKNTQPLNLDAPLAERTNMAYAGSFVTFGTGKGIVVAIGDATETGRISQLMEQGTSLKTPLTRKFDKFSRTLLYIILGIAALMFAVGLGYGYSWTEMFEAAIAFAVSAIPEGLPAVVTVTLAIGVSRMAQRHAIVRKLPAVETLGGATVICSDKTGTLTENQMTVQAIYAGGQHYTVTGVGYAPEGKILLNEKPVNRNHFPALAESLKAGLLCNDSHLEKKDGQWQVVGDPTEGALIAVANKVGFTRSSLEEEMPRLDVIPFESEFQYMATLHEGSSFVIGHSSLASNIDAASSASRRVGQRTIYVKGSVEAILKRCQQMLDAEGNLTPVNAETVHQEVDAMAHQGLRVLAFAKKSVSDVETCHGTSLQHADIENDLIFLGLQGMIDPPRTEAIKAVQACQEAGIQVKMITGDHAVTARAIAQSMGFHKNGKVLAFTGSELARMGKPELATAIEDGVVFARVAPEQKLRIVEALQSKGEVVAMTGDGVNDAPALKQADIGIAMGGAGTEVAKEASDMILTDDNFASIEAAVEEGRTVYRNLLKAIAFILPVNGGESMTILISVLLARALPILSLQVLWLNMVNSITMTVPLAFEPKSERVMQQPPRNPREPLLSQSLLKRILAISIFNWILIFGVFEWIRQTTGNIDLARTMAIQALVAGRIFYLLSISQLGSALIARLRGIRQRINDASAIGIGIACTVILQIIFSQWSVMNLLFSTAPLNLNQWLICLLIGLPMVVVAALVNRFDPLD from the coding sequence ATGACAGCAACACCACAAGAGATAATTCGGTCAAGTCAATGGCATCATCTGTCTGTACAAGAAGTAACTCGGCATTTAGATAGTAATTTAGAAACTGGTTTAACCTCTGCTGTTGCGGCAAAAAAACGTGAGCATTTTGGTGCGAACGAACTCAAGAGCAAACCTGGAAAAAGTCCATTGCTAAGATTTCTCTTGCAATTTCACCAACCGCTGCTGTACATCTTGTTGATTGCGGGTGCAATTAAGGCAATACTTGGGCAGTGGGTGAATGCTGGGGTAATTTGGGGCGTAACTCTGATTAATGCCATTATTGGTTTTGTTCAAGAATCTAAAGCGGAAAGTGCGATCGCCGCTTTAGCTTCCTCAGTACAAACCAATGCAACCATCATTCGCAACGGTCAAAAGATGCAAGTTCCTTCCACAGAGTTAGTACCAGGGGATGTGGTACTGCTTGCTTCTGGAGACAAAGTACCAGCCGATTTGCGTCTGGTGCAGGTACGGAATCTGCAAGTGAATGAATCGGCACTCACGGGCGAATCAATTGCAATTGAAAAAAACACGCAACCGCTTAATCTAGATGCACCCTTAGCAGAACGTACCAATATGGCTTATGCTGGTAGCTTCGTGACGTTTGGTACGGGCAAGGGTATTGTTGTTGCGATTGGAGATGCCACAGAAACCGGGCGCATTTCCCAGCTAATGGAACAAGGAACCAGCCTGAAAACGCCATTAACCCGCAAATTTGACAAATTTAGCCGTACCTTGCTGTACATCATTTTAGGGATAGCAGCATTGATGTTTGCAGTTGGATTGGGATACGGCTACTCCTGGACAGAAATGTTTGAAGCAGCGATCGCCTTCGCTGTCAGTGCCATTCCCGAAGGATTACCAGCTGTTGTTACCGTTACACTGGCAATAGGTGTTTCCCGCATGGCGCAGCGTCACGCCATTGTTCGCAAGTTGCCAGCAGTAGAAACCCTCGGCGGTGCTACAGTTATCTGCTCTGACAAAACTGGTACGCTCACTGAAAACCAGATGACTGTACAAGCAATATATGCAGGAGGTCAACATTATACTGTCACTGGTGTAGGCTATGCCCCCGAAGGAAAAATTTTACTCAATGAAAAGCCAGTAAATAGGAACCATTTTCCTGCTCTTGCAGAATCTCTCAAAGCCGGATTGTTATGTAATGATTCGCACCTGGAAAAAAAGGACGGGCAGTGGCAGGTTGTTGGCGACCCCACAGAGGGAGCATTGATAGCTGTTGCCAATAAAGTTGGGTTTACCCGCAGCAGCTTAGAAGAGGAAATGCCCAGGTTGGATGTCATTCCGTTTGAGTCTGAGTTCCAATACATGGCAACTTTGCACGAAGGCTCGTCATTTGTCATTGGTCATTCGTCATTGGCAAGTAACATAGACGCGGCTTCTTCGGCTTCCCGTAGGGTAGGACAAAGAACTATCTACGTTAAAGGTTCGGTTGAAGCAATTCTCAAACGTTGTCAACAGATGTTGGATGCTGAGGGAAACCTTACTCCTGTGAATGCAGAAACGGTGCATCAGGAAGTTGATGCAATGGCTCATCAGGGTTTACGGGTGCTAGCGTTTGCAAAGAAATCGGTATCAGATGTAGAGACGTGCCATGGCACGTCTCTACAACATGCAGATATCGAAAATGATTTGATTTTCTTGGGATTGCAGGGGATGATCGATCCGCCTAGAACAGAAGCAATCAAAGCGGTGCAAGCCTGTCAAGAAGCTGGGATTCAAGTCAAAATGATTACAGGCGACCATGCAGTAACGGCACGGGCAATAGCTCAAAGTATGGGCTTCCACAAAAACGGCAAGGTTCTGGCTTTTACAGGAAGCGAACTTGCCCGAATGGGTAAACCAGAACTCGCCACGGCCATAGAAGATGGGGTGGTGTTTGCTCGTGTTGCGCCAGAACAGAAACTCCGCATCGTCGAAGCATTACAATCCAAAGGCGAAGTCGTCGCCATGACGGGGGATGGTGTCAACGATGCACCCGCCCTCAAACAGGCAGATATTGGTATTGCGATGGGAGGTGCAGGTACAGAGGTAGCAAAAGAAGCCTCAGACATGATTTTGACCGATGATAACTTCGCCTCTATAGAAGCTGCGGTTGAGGAAGGGCGAACTGTTTATCGGAACTTGCTCAAAGCGATCGCCTTTATCCTACCTGTCAACGGTGGCGAATCGATGACAATTTTAATTAGTGTACTGCTTGCTAGAGCACTGCCGATTTTGTCTTTACAAGTTCTGTGGTTGAATATGGTTAATTCCATCACCATGACTGTACCCTTAGCCTTTGAACCGAAGTCTGAACGGGTGATGCAACAACCACCGCGTAACCCCCGTGAACCGTTGCTTTCCCAAAGTTTACTCAAGCGCATCCTAGCAATTTCCATCTTTAACTGGATTTTGATTTTTGGCGTATTTGAATGGATACGACAAACCACAGGAAATATCGATTTAGCCCGCACAATGGCAATTCAGGCTTTAGTAGCAGGAAGAATTTTTTATCTTTTAAGTATTAGTCAATTAGGAAGTGCTTTGATTGCCAGACTTCGAGGAATTAGACAGAGAATTAACGATGCCTCAGCCATTGGAATTGGAATTGCTTGTACTGTAATTTTGCAGATAATTTTCAGTCAGTGGAGTGTGATGAATCTCTTATTTTCTACAGCACCACTGAACTTAAATCAATGGTTGATTTGCTTGCTGATAGGGTTGCCAATGGTTGTAGTAGCCGCGCTAGTCAACCGCTTTGACCCTCTTGACTGA
- a CDS encoding S-layer homology domain-containing protein: MTSFLRLFSVAVSLPTLCLAVNATAPLRSHAQTPTQTTFSDVQPNYWAQPFIQRLVQRNIVAGYPDGTFRPEQAVQRDELAAIIRKAFNQPPVRQIESGSAFGDVSEEYWAERPIESAYQQGFMSAYPNGNFRPNQPVTKVEAITALNKGLDLTSDTPVAASPTTQPTTQQPARRRPVFFPIAITSLMQPLLIPRANAVPPPATDPETTTPQATQPDRSASAIVSDNYKDASSIPQNAIPDVAAATKQNIVVNYPNPKVLNPNQPASRAEIAALIHQTLVSQGRIEPLAEDSSANQYIVRTSDDNQNTQ; encoded by the coding sequence ATGACTAGCTTTCTTCGATTATTCTCAGTAGCTGTGTCTTTGCCAACTTTATGTTTGGCTGTAAATGCAACTGCACCGTTACGAAGTCATGCTCAAACTCCAACACAGACAACCTTTAGTGATGTGCAGCCTAATTATTGGGCACAGCCATTTATTCAACGCTTGGTACAAAGGAATATTGTGGCCGGATATCCTGATGGCACATTTCGACCAGAGCAAGCAGTACAGCGTGATGAATTAGCTGCAATCATTCGCAAAGCTTTTAACCAACCGCCAGTGCGACAGATAGAAAGCGGTTCTGCATTCGGAGATGTTTCTGAAGAATACTGGGCAGAACGTCCAATTGAATCAGCATATCAACAAGGCTTTATGTCCGCCTATCCCAATGGTAATTTTCGACCAAATCAACCTGTTACCAAAGTAGAAGCAATAACTGCTTTGAACAAAGGTCTGGATTTAACTTCTGATACACCAGTGGCAGCTTCTCCAACAACCCAACCAACTACACAACAACCAGCAAGGAGAAGACCAGTATTTTTTCCAATCGCAATTACTTCCTTAATGCAGCCTCTATTAATTCCTAGAGCCAATGCTGTACCTCCTCCTGCGACTGATCCTGAAACAACGACACCTCAAGCTACACAGCCCGACCGTTCTGCCTCAGCTATTGTCAGTGACAATTACAAAGATGCCAGCAGTATCCCGCAAAATGCCATTCCTGATGTAGCCGCAGCAACCAAACAAAATATAGTGGTCAACTATCCAAATCCAAAAGTACTCAATCCTAACCAGCCTGCTAGCCGTGCAGAAATTGCGGCTTTAATCCATCAAACATTGGTTTCTCAAGGAAGAATTGAACCACTTGCTGAAGATTCATCTGCTAATCAGTATATTGTTCGGACTTCTGATGATAACCAAAATACTCAATAG